The DNA window ACCACGTTTTAGGTCCGAAATGCTCGCCCTCTGAAACGGTGTTGTATGAACAAGCTTGCCAGTCGCAACCCTGCTTGTACACCTCGGTACCCCACCACTTGAGATTCTGCGCAAAGCCAGGATAGATAAAACCAAAGAAAACGACCACAATACCAAAAGCAAGACCAGAATCGAGAGCTGCACTCAAGGTCATGGTATACTTACTCCACCAAGCGTTATGTCGGTTTTTGATCAAGTAATTGAAGACGTAACAGACGAGCACCCAGACAGAGAAGTTGAGACCTGTAGCAGGGGGGATCCATGACATAGCGCCAAAAATGACGGGGAGATTGACCTTGCGCAGGATGCTTGAGCGGTGACGTCGGCTGTAGAGCCACAAAGGAATCGGGAGTAGTGCACCAAGCGGGAAGAACCAGACCAGAGACCGATAAATTGCCTTTGGACCGAAGAATTCGTTGGGCCCGACAACTCCCCACAAGATGGAGCCGTTAAAATGAACTCTGGCAATGGGACATGTGAAACCGTTTATCGCCTCAGAAGTGCAGATGCCCCTGATGTTGGCAAACATCCAGTTGAGCACACCGATCTGGGTTAAGGAGGAGACAAGGGTTGCGACGATCTGGACTAGAAAGAGAATTCGCGGGGGGATCTTCATGTAGTGACCGAGCTTGAGATCCGATGCAAATTTGATACCTTGGGCTGATGAGATATAACCGTATGTGACGAAGACCATATTGGCAATGGGACGGCCTGGGAAGACGACACCACATATAAGCTGGCAGATGAGGTAAATGCTACTGTGCTGGTTTGTGACGGCCATGATAATACCATTggggatgaagaagagggccCCAATGGCGAGGGCGAGCAGAAGACCATACCAGGGCAAATGGACAGGATAACTAACTTGATTAGCAACCAGATCTCGTGGAGAGGCAATCAAGCAAGAGCGCTTACTATTCGACCACAAAAATTCCGATAGCGGTCATGGTGAGAAATGTGATAAGGTACCAGCTCAGAGGAGCATCCTTGTATCTCTTCATGAGCTTGCTGTGAACATCCTCACGGCTAATGATTCCATCAACATGCGATGCGGATGACATTCGCCTACCACTTTCATCAGTGGATTGGCGAGGCAGCGATCCAGGGGAGTCCGCCACAGGCTCGTACTTTGCTTGGCCATCCTCACGGGCCTCTTGCAGGGCTCGTTTCCAAGACCTCCAAATATCCTGACCGTGCCAGCAAGCAGTATGCGTCAAAAGGGCGGATAGGCCGGCAAACTGAACTCCATAACTCAACACATATGTGATGGGCAAAAAGACTCTGCTGTAGTTTTGGTACGCTTCACGATCAAAGAGGAATTCGGGGGTCAGGATTTTGCTGACATCGTAAACCTTGCCAGTATTGTCGAACACAGCTGCCGAGAGAATTGGCATATACGAGGAGAAGAGAACGTTACTGTAGTAGAGGATAGGTGCGATGATCCACATCACCACAGCGAGACCCCCGATAACGTTCATAGCAGCCCAAAAGGGGACCAGCAACGGCGAACCAACATATGTGACCTGCGCCCAGTCAAAAGTTAACGGGAATAGCCCGAGACCGGAGGAAACACCAAAGAGGTTTGCGATGACAACATTCTTAGGGGCAAACCAGGTGATAACGTTGAAGTAGCTAAGCGCTGGCATGAGCAGCCCAGGCAGAAAGTAGAAGAGGAATGATATGGTCCACACAATGTAAAAGAACTTCCACCTGCTGATGGTCCAGCCCCCTGCAGGTTTGTTCTCTTGTTTGTGGAGTGTCGAAAACATAGCTGCCGACATAAGAGTTCCAGGCCAAATCATGCCGCTGGGTCGGACAAGGAAGCGGCGCGTCAGACCTGCGAAGCCATAACCGAGGATTTGCGTGGATATAGTGAGGAGAAGCTGGTAAATGATAGGGGCTTCCTGGTTATAGAACTGGGTTTGTTCGACGATAACATCGGTCGCAAAAGCGAAGCCAAAAGCAACATTGCTGCTAACATAGACGCACGTATGCTCCTTTTCGTTCCAACGACCTTGCGCCAGCCATCTCCTCACACGGGTACGCCTTTTAACTTTATGTAAACTATGCGCATCGTCACTCACAGAGGCTACCCGCACACCGTCGATAAACTCTTCTTCAGGGTCGTAAGGTCGCTTTAACACGAAATCCCACAGGTGTCCAAGGGGGTGGACAAGTAATAAAGCAATAACTGGAGTAATAGCAACACTAGGGTATCTTAACGAGAAGAACAAATTGGTCGAGGAGCCGAGGATGGCGAACAAAACCGAGAGGCACCACATGCGCGGCGTGTTTATGGAAAGGGTGGTGTTATCGGTGGGCGGAACAGAAGCGCGGACAGCCTCGTGGGGAGAGTTTTCTTGGTATTCAGTGTCTGAAGCAGCGGAAGAATCGTCATCCAGCAGTGCGCCATCATCAGACAGGTCGTCCTTCAAGCTGCCTTCAAGAACACCAGGATGTGTAGGTTCACCGAGACCCATGCGGCCTTCAAGGCCAGAAACAAGGACGGCGCCATCGATCTCTTCTGATAGTCTCGAAGAGGACTTTTTGCTGGGCCCAGATCGGTGCGAGGTCTCGCTGCGCATCGTATCGGTAACATGACGCAATTGGTGCGAGTCGGGATCCCAGCGATCACTGCCAGCGGGCGAGTTGTTACGACTGGGCGTTAGCGATACGGAGCCATACGGTGCAGCGTCGGAGCGAGCAGCAGAGCGAGCAGCAGAGCGAGCAGCAGAGCGCAAAAAGGGCGTCTTTTTGGAAGCCATGTCTAAGTCGGCGTTTGATGGTTGGGGAGTAGCATCTAGACTGTCATCGGTATTGGTATGTTCAGAAGACTGCAGCGCTGCATTTTGATGGCCAACGACGGCTGATGGGggagcagaagaagaaggagaagcagCCGGGGTAGTTAATAATGGGAGAGGTAATATATCAGAGGCCGTAGCCTGGTACGGCAAGACATGGCCCTGGTCTTGAACTGGGTGTGAGGGTGAGACAGTCACAGTGGACCTAGTGGtggaggatgaggacgaggatgtTAGGGGCTGAAGGGCAACGTCCTGGCGCAGTGTCGGGGAGTCAACAACAACCCTGTCTCCAACCCTCTGTGCCAGGGACGAGGACGCTGAAGACTTGCGACTAAGGCTTTGTTTgctggaggaggagatgGAGGCCGAGGAAGAATTGGTGGTGTGTTTGCCCATAGCGGGGAGGGGCGTGTGTTGTACGGACAGTGAGGGATCGCGTATCGAGGCTATCAACCACCTATCGTTTGACTAAAGAGACAAGGCAAAGCAGCAAGTAGCGGGGCGTGATCGATGGGCTCCAGCTATCATCGATCCGGTCTGGTGCAGTATAGTAGGTATGGAGCCGGAAGGCAAAAGGGCCCTATGTGACAAGACAGGACGATGCTGCACTTGGAGGGGGATAGGGGTCTTGCCACTGGTGCCCGGGAATGAATTGAATCAAGCAAAAAATAGTAGGTAATAAAGGAAGAGGCAGTGAGTGATTGGCAAGAGACGGGAGAGACCAAAAAAAGCAAGGCTACGGGGAATTGCCATTGTAACTACATACTACCTAGGTTAGAGGTAGGTAACAGTCTAACAGGCAGCCAGCCCGGGCTGTCTGTATGAACGGATACGCGTGGAGAGCCCCAAGGGTGTTTTAGTGGATGACTACCTAGGATCAGGCGGATGACAAGGGAGTCGGTGACGGGATGACGCATCGTAACAAGTACATACTCTAGACTAAAGCATTCGTTTCCTTTGAAGTCTAAGCTAATTCATATATTCAAGAGAGAATATTTATGCGTATGTATTGGCGGTCAAGCTGTGAAAGGGAATGAGCGATTACATTTTGAGCCATCACGACTGCTAATGGTTACTTCTTTGCAGGTAGGAAGGTGTGTAGGTCGGCATGAGGAATGAAAGCCATCTATTGAATTGTACTCTGTAACTCGCAATTATTTGCGGGAGGCTGCCGAAGCCAAGCGCTATTCTATTCCACAGGGtgataggtactaaggtaataGCTGCTGAATCCTCCCACGGGTCATGGCCAGAATGGGAAGTACACCGTCTTTGGCCTTGTCTTTTATTACTAGACTAACCTCTCAGTTGAGTTATGCATGCAACAAATAGTCACATAGCCGACTTACGTGAAGATCTGCTCATGATCTTTGGTCTTAAAAATGACATGACCTTGCTTAAGACTCATGATTTGGGGGCTGAACAATACCAGGTATCTATCTTAGTAGTATCTCGACATCTATGAAGATGATCCCCATTACACAACCAATACTATACAACTCAACCCATGTCCTCGTCCCTGAAACGCACTGAGCACCGCATCTCGACGACGGCCGGCAATAACCAAGCGGGCCGAAGAATCCCTGGCAACTCCATCTCGGCTACCTCTGTACATACAGGGAAGGGGATAATATCTGCTGATGAACGATGAATCTGATTAGATAGCAATAGACATGGCTCAAGATGTTCTATTGGCCTTTAGTAATCTCtacaactttttttttttttttatctcAGTTGCATACACGCTGATCCGGCCTCTTAGAAAGCTGTTCCTGATTCAACCTCAGTACAGTAAAGATCTACAGCTGATAGGCAAAGCTTGAAATGATTAACCTTTAGCTTGTATTCCCTACGTTCGTATACAGCAATGCTAAAGTTCACACCACCCAGACAACGCCGTTCCTCTATTAAAACATGGCAAGCGTTGAGCTACCCATGTTCAAACTCATCATAATGCTTGAGGCATGTCTGGGTAGGTAGGGAGGTATGAGTACCTATGGGGATTTCATCCCAACTTTTGAGCAATGAGACGCGTCGTATTGCAAATGATTAGCGTTTCCTGGTTCATGCTTGACTGTTGACAGAGACACGGACATTTTTATCCATGGCCTAGACCCTGCCTAGCCTACCTACGCGAGACACCCTGTAAACTAGAAGAATTTCTCTACCAATCTGATATTTGACAATTCAAACAATTTGATATTGATTATTATCAATTTAAACCAAACGGTATTTCTTACCCTAGGTTCACCCCGAACGACTTTTGGTTCATGGAAACACCAATGATTGTCGTTGTATTTGTCGTCATTGTTTCTGGACGCAAATACAGGGAAATTACAACTGCATACTGTATTATTGACAAGAAAACTGTGGCATCCCGCACTTTTGGTGATGGTTCATGATTTTTTGAAGTCAACCGAATTCATCCCTCGCTCTGTAGCCAAGAGCCATATAAATTACATATGAAAGCCATTCTTCTTCACTTCACAAAGTGAGGTCAATTTGATACTGGTAACAAGTTGACCTTGAATACGTAGTGGGGGTTGGTTTATTGTTAGCCGTCTAATAACCTCAAAAcattcattattgatatcCGCCTTTGTCGAACAAAATAATGGATAATAAAACCTAGTCTTGGAACTGTTGCGTCGGTCTTCACCGCCGATGTCTGCGGCGGCTTCTTAGACGTCGCCGGCACTGGGTCCAGGCACATGATGAAGGGTCAAGAACTCAAATGACGCCAGAGACCAAATTTGGGTTCGGCACGTATCCGCTCTGTCGGTGCCAAGGGCGCTGCTTTACAACTGCTTCTAGCGTAATGTCATCCATAGGACCCTTTCCACGGAACAAGTCAAACAACAGCTAGAAAAACACTCTTTTTcaccaaaaaaaaaccaaTATCAATCCACCACCCCGGCTCATCAAATCCAATCAGCCTCGTTGTGGCTATGGCGTCATCCCTTCCTGCTGCTAAGCAGCAACTGAGGAAGATTGTGAAGCAGAAGCTCTCCACGATATCACAGGACTCCATCACTACTCAGAGTATGATCACcaaacaaccaaccaaccaccCCTTTATTCGTCATGTCCTTGTTTGTCTTGGACATTTCCCCTAACTTGAGTCGTACAGGTCGTTGTATCTTTGAGTCTCTGAAAGAGCTTCAGCCTTATAAGGATGCTAGACGCATCAGCATCTACCTGGCCATGCCTACCGCCGAGGTCCAAACAGATGCCATTGTTCGCCATGCACTGGGTGCCGGCAAGCAAGTATTTGTCCCTTACCTTCACAAGTCACCTTTCCAAACACCGGACACCCCATCACGCGTAATGGATATGGTCCATCTGGAAAACATACAAGATTACGAAAGCCTCAAGTTGGACAAGTGGGGGATTCCAAGCGTGGATCCGGCCACTGCCGATGCAAGGAAACGTATACTAGGCGATTTAGATGTTGAGACTTCTGACTCTGCCGTTCTCGACTTCATTGTCGTCCCAGGCGTCGCATTCGACTTTGATGAATCAGGGTCGATTCGGCGTCTTGGTCATGGCAAAGGATTTTATGACTTCTTTATCAACAGATACATGGCTAAGCTCGAGTCAAAAGGCATCGCTCAGCAAAATCCGCTGCACTTGTATGGTCTGGCTTTGAAGGAACAGATGGTGCCTGCGACATCGGAGCACCAGATTCCAACAGATACTCACGACCGTAGACTCAACGGGCTCATTATTGGTGATGGTGAGATCAAGCACGGTGTTCACGAAGCGTCTACTTCACGATATCCGTTACAAGATCTCTAGTACAAAAAATCCAATTAATCCAATTTGAAACCCGAATCCAAGACATCGATAGACACGTGACAGTTTGATACCTTAGGTTAGTAGCTTTGTTCATGTCTTTGTCGCATATTTCTTTGATGCTTGTGAATCACACTTGGCAAAACGGCTCTCAAAAATTGTTTTCATGCCGAAAATATCTAGAATAGGTACCAAATACTAGTAAAGAGGTATTCCGATCATCACCTCAAAACTACCTATTGATTGTCAAGAAATTAGGCCTTTTATGACGCGTGAAGGCATCATCGGTTAATCTGCGGCCATCAGGTTGCCCCGCCATGACTGACAACGTCTGGCTTGCTGAGTTGGGTGGGCTTTGTGTATTTTACTTCTGATTGACTCTAGCCTGGAGACATCATTTATCCCACCTCGGACTTTGATCTGATCATTAAAGCAACACTTCTCTGACGTTTGGGGTCCTCTTTCCCCCATTTCCCATACCCTCCACTTcgcttctttccttctttctcaaCTGGTGCTCCCAGCCAGCCTTTCCGCCAACCTTTAAGCTTGCGACTTCCAGCAACACTCATCGACGCCCAGCTACTGCCCCCCCTTTATATGCGCCGCAACCACCAGGGTTTATCGTGCGCAACATAGTCAACTTATCCGAATCTTTACTCCCGTACCTTCTGCCAGCCACTTGATACGTAATGGCTACGAACGGAGCCCAGGAGGCCTTTGCGCCGCCCGATGTGCTGGCTGCTGtcatgacgatgaggagcgGGGAGCAAGACGCAAAGAAACATGCTCACGAATATTTGGAAAGATTCCAGAAATCGGTGGGTTACTGCAACGTTCCAACTTTTACTCGTCAGCTCGCTAACAGCTGAGGTA is part of the Fusarium poae strain DAOMC 252244 chromosome 4, whole genome shotgun sequence genome and encodes:
- a CDS encoding hypothetical protein (TransMembrane:16 (i308-328o334-355i406-425o437-455i467-483o503-526i538-556o568-595i743-764o770-793i800-828o848-876i888-908o920-941i953-986o998-1023i)~BUSCO:3821at5125) yields the protein MGKHTTNSSSASISSSSKQSLSRKSSASSSLAQRVGDRVVVDSPTLRQDVALQPLTSSSSSSTTRSTVTVSPSHPVQDQGHVLPYQATASDILPLPLLTTPAASPSSSAPPSAVVGHQNAALQSSEHTNTDDSLDATPQPSNADLDMASKKTPFLRSAARSAARSAARSDAAPYGSVSLTPSRNNSPAGSDRWDPDSHQLRHVTDTMRSETSHRSGPSKKSSSRLSEEIDGAVLVSGLEGRMGLGEPTHPGVLEGSLKDDLSDDGALLDDDSSAASDTEYQENSPHEAVRASVPPTDNTTLSINTPRMWCLSVLFAILGSSTNLFFSLRYPSVAITPVIALLLVHPLGHLWDFVLKRPYDPEEEFIDGVRVASVSDDAHSLHKVKRRTRVRRWLAQGRWNEKEHTCVYVSSNVAFGFAFATDVIVEQTQFYNQEAPIIYQLLLTISTQILGYGFAGLTRRFLVRPSGMIWPGTLMSAAMFSTLHKQENKPAGGWTISRWKFFYIVWTISFLFYFLPGLLMPALSYFNVITWFAPKNVVIANLFGVSSGLGLFPLTFDWAQVTYVGSPLLVPFWAAMNVIGGLAVVMWIIAPILYYSNVLFSSYMPILSAAVFDNTGKVYDVSKILTPEFLFDREAYQNYSRVFLPITYVLSYGVQFAGLSALLTHTACWHGQDIWRSWKRALQEAREDGQAKYEPVADSPGSLPRQSTDESGRRMSSASHVDGIISREDVHSKLMKRYKDAPLSWYLITFLTMTAIGIFVVEYYPVHLPWYGLLLALAIGALFFIPNGIIMAVTNQHSSIYLICQLICGVVFPGRPIANMVFVTYGYISSAQGIKFASDLKLGHYMKIPPRILFLVQIVATLVSSLTQIGVLNWMFANIRGICTSEAINGFTCPIARVHFNGSILWGVVGPNEFFGPKAIYRSLVWFFPLGALLPIPLWLYSRRHRSSILRKVNLPVIFGAMSWIPPATGLNFSVWVLVCYVFNYLIKNRHNAWWSKYTMTLSAALDSGLAFGIVVVFFGFIYPGFAQNLKWWGTEVYKQGCDWQACSYNTVSEGEHFGPKTW
- a CDS encoding hypothetical protein (BUSCO:46683at5125); translation: MASSLPAAKQQLRKIVKQKLSTISQDSITTQSRCIFESLKELQPYKDARRISIYLAMPTAEVQTDAIVRHALGAGKQVFVPYLHKSPFQTPDTPSRVMDMVHLENIQDYESLKLDKWGIPSVDPATADARKRILGDLDVETSDSAVLDFIVVPGVAFDFDESGSIRRLGHGKGFYDFFINRYMAKLESKGIAQQNPLHLYGLALKEQMVPATSEHQIPTDTHDRRLNGLIIGDGEIKHGVHEASTSRYPLQDL